The Nitrosopumilus cobalaminigenes genome contains a region encoding:
- a CDS encoding adenylate/guanylate cyclase domain-containing protein, giving the protein MDNDSVKDIAKQGVTNLLSPKTPSIVDMMMGRGTEKIIDSDTLIEEIQVRVSKSLNGDSAYSTVTEDSEQFLRKRVLQSLPMAVIFIDLVGSTSMILNLPKEKLATIFTTFAQEMAYVIKRHDGFVLKFVGDAVIGYFVAEELSVSVASRAVTCAESMLKVLKVGINPILKNNILPELKVKIGIDYGENTIVRYGDDLQDAHVDILGASVSMAAKIQNLSNPDQITIGNDIYKKIHPSIQEYFIHLDLDETQWNYKSATTGKVYPVYAYVGK; this is encoded by the coding sequence TTGGATAACGATTCTGTAAAAGACATTGCAAAACAAGGTGTAACAAATCTCCTATCTCCTAAAACTCCAAGTATTGTAGATATGATGATGGGGCGAGGAACTGAGAAAATTATTGACTCTGATACATTAATTGAAGAAATTCAAGTTCGAGTTTCAAAATCTCTTAATGGTGATTCTGCATACTCTACTGTAACAGAAGATTCTGAACAATTTTTGAGAAAAAGAGTATTGCAAAGCTTGCCTATGGCAGTAATATTCATTGATCTTGTAGGCTCAACATCTATGATTCTAAATTTACCCAAGGAAAAACTAGCAACTATCTTTACTACTTTTGCTCAGGAGATGGCTTATGTGATTAAACGTCATGATGGATTTGTGTTAAAATTTGTAGGTGATGCGGTAATAGGTTATTTTGTTGCTGAAGAATTGTCTGTCTCTGTTGCAAGCAGAGCAGTTACATGTGCTGAATCTATGCTGAAAGTTCTTAAAGTTGGAATTAATCCTATTTTGAAAAATAATATTTTGCCTGAATTAAAAGTAAAAATTGGAATAGATTATGGAGAAAATACTATTGTGCGATACGGTGATGATTTACAAGATGCTCATGTGGATATTTTAGGAGCCTCTGTTAGCATGGCAGCTAAAATACAAAATTTGTCTAATCCTGATCAAATTACGATAGGAAATGATATTTATAAAAAAATTCATCCTTCAATTCAAGAATATTTTATTCATTTAGATTTAGATGAAACCCAGTGGAATTATAAATCTGCAACAACTGGAAAGGTATATCCTGTTTATGCCTATGTTGGGAAATAA
- a CDS encoding dicarboxylate/amino acid:cation symporter: MVIKSFKFPTPQVTYLVKKKLWAQVLFALFLGLILGVFLGPEIGIVDKDTSGIITTWLSIPAHLFLKIIQMIIVPLIFASIIRGLLSAGTVEQLRTMGISVAAFFVVTTIIALCIGVFVASTIEPGSFVDSESMLESLEIDTTVPLVENVEFNFLDIPEHIIGIIPSNPLTSFMSGEMLSIIIFALFIAVAMISLPKKKSEPIVEILESVQELTMKVVSWAMRLAPFAAFGLMADIVSKVGLDALVGLGTYMGTVVIGLFIMMLVYIIIIKIFTNKPLISTLKMMKDPLLLAFSTSSSAAVMPVSLKTAEEKMKIKPAVSQFVIPLGATINMNGTALYQIVAVFFLAQLFNIELAPTTIILIAVTALMASVGAPSAPGAGIVILSSILLASGVPVIGIVLLLGVDRILDMTRTMVNVGGDLTACLFFDKRIKTEEPIEKK, from the coding sequence ATGGTGATAAAATCATTCAAATTTCCTACTCCTCAAGTAACTTATCTAGTTAAAAAAAAATTATGGGCTCAAGTTCTATTTGCATTATTTTTAGGATTGATTTTGGGAGTTTTTCTAGGACCTGAAATTGGAATTGTAGACAAAGATACTAGTGGAATTATTACTACTTGGTTGTCTATACCTGCCCATCTTTTTCTCAAAATCATCCAGATGATTATAGTTCCATTAATTTTTGCATCAATAATTAGAGGTTTGTTGTCTGCAGGTACTGTAGAGCAGCTTCGTACTATGGGAATTTCTGTTGCGGCATTTTTTGTTGTAACTACAATTATTGCATTGTGTATTGGTGTCTTTGTAGCTTCTACTATTGAACCTGGAAGTTTTGTTGACAGTGAATCTATGTTAGAGAGTTTAGAAATTGATACAACTGTACCTTTAGTGGAAAATGTAGAATTTAATTTCCTAGATATTCCTGAACACATAATTGGCATAATTCCAAGTAATCCTCTAACTTCTTTCATGTCTGGAGAGATGTTGAGTATAATCATTTTTGCATTGTTTATCGCAGTTGCCATGATATCACTACCAAAGAAAAAATCTGAACCGATAGTGGAGATATTGGAATCTGTTCAGGAATTAACCATGAAGGTTGTATCTTGGGCAATGAGATTGGCACCTTTTGCGGCGTTTGGATTAATGGCAGATATTGTTTCTAAAGTAGGACTTGATGCATTAGTAGGACTTGGCACATACATGGGCACAGTTGTAATTGGTCTTTTCATAATGATGTTAGTTTACATAATAATTATCAAAATATTTACAAACAAACCTCTAATCTCTACATTAAAAATGATGAAGGATCCTCTGTTACTTGCATTTTCAACTTCTAGTTCTGCAGCAGTAATGCCAGTTTCTTTAAAAACAGCAGAAGAAAAGATGAAAATTAAACCAGCAGTTTCACAATTTGTAATCCCTCTTGGTGCCACTATTAACATGAATGGTACTGCACTTTATCAAATAGTAGCAGTATTCTTCCTTGCTCAATTATTCAATATAGAACTGGCCCCGACAACAATCATTTTAATTGCTGTCACTGCTCTTATGGCATCAGTTGGTGCCCCTTCAGCTCCTGGAGCAGGTATTGTAATTCTCTCTTCTATTCTCTTAGCATCTGGAGTACCTGTAATAGGAATTGTTTTGTTATTGGGAGTAGATCGAATTTTAGACATGACTAGAACAATGGTTAACGTGGGGGGAGATCTTACAGCATGTTTATTCTTTGACAAGAGAATAAAAACTGAAGAACCTATAGAAAAGAAATAA
- a CDS encoding universal stress protein, whose protein sequence is MYKTILVPHGGTPAGDESLRHAIHLAKSSTAKIILLHVIEDIPIPPSFALSQSEREKLVDDIGNANKTMRESFEKNLIEKLAEYKNSGIVIEHNVVSGDAAEEILKTIQEKNIDLVVMAKRRKLKGLKKLLSLGSVSRKIVEHATCPVYLIDIENI, encoded by the coding sequence TTGTATAAGACCATACTTGTGCCTCATGGAGGTACACCAGCAGGAGATGAATCACTTCGTCATGCAATCCATTTAGCAAAAAGTTCTACTGCAAAAATTATTTTGCTTCATGTTATAGAAGATATTCCAATCCCTCCAAGTTTTGCATTATCACAATCTGAACGAGAGAAGCTAGTTGATGATATTGGAAATGCAAATAAAACAATGAGAGAATCTTTTGAAAAAAATCTTATTGAAAAATTAGCAGAGTACAAAAATTCAGGCATAGTAATTGAGCATAATGTTGTATCTGGAGATGCAGCTGAAGAAATTCTTAAAACAATTCAAGAAAAAAATATAGATCTTGTAGTCATGGCAAAACGTAGAAAACTCAAAGGGTTAAAAAAATTACTTAGTCTAGGAAGCGTCTCTAGAAAAATTGTAGAGCATGCCACTTGTCCAGTATATCTTATTGACATAGAAAATATCTAA
- a CDS encoding DapH/DapD/GlmU-related protein — MANIHSTAVIGNNVKMDDSIEIEKEVQVSDDCIFGKKVFIGKKSIIGNKVTLGDGCVIEKKSTVGNNCILSNNTVIEKKCMVGNNVKMGEHCVIEKKVKIEDDCIFGDKVVVEGGAVIGNVVKIGDDVVLEKDTVVLDGADIPTGIVLSAGHTFPDGTTSKAKYFKSKK, encoded by the coding sequence ATGGCTAACATACATTCTACTGCAGTCATTGGCAATAATGTCAAAATGGATGATTCAATTGAGATAGAAAAAGAAGTCCAAGTGAGCGATGATTGTATTTTTGGAAAAAAAGTTTTCATTGGAAAAAAATCCATAATTGGCAATAAAGTAACATTGGGAGATGGTTGTGTAATTGAAAAAAAATCTACTGTTGGCAATAATTGTATTTTAAGCAACAATACTGTAATTGAAAAGAAGTGTATGGTGGGTAATAATGTCAAAATGGGAGAACATTGTGTAATTGAAAAAAAAGTCAAAATTGAAGATGATTGTATTTTTGGCGATAAAGTAGTTGTTGAAGGAGGAGCAGTAATTGGAAATGTTGTTAAAATAGGCGATGATGTTGTGCTTGAGAAAGATACTGTTGTATTGGATGGAGCAGATATCCCAACAGGTATTGTGCTTTCAGCAGGACATACTTTTCCTGATGGAACAACATCTAAAGCAAAATATTTCAAATCTAAAAAATAA
- a CDS encoding N-formylglutamate amidohydrolase, whose protein sequence is MTKLPILLSIPHGGTRKPSELEGHLSITNKDLFDDSDPFVIELYDLGDKVQRVIKTNIARAFVDLNRSIDDMPPNNPDGLIKSKTCYDKPIYTNGKEPDDSLKTMLIELYYNPYHQAIQKSLDELDLQLCLDCHSMAATAPYFSPDKTQSKRPLFCISNNDGQTSSQEMIELLADSISKSYFIDRDDISLNDPFHGGHITKTYGNKPLPWIQVEMNRSLYLSSPWFDENTLTVDPNHLQKLNKQFANSLDLFFSKL, encoded by the coding sequence TTGACTAAACTTCCAATATTGTTATCAATACCTCATGGAGGAACAAGAAAACCTTCTGAACTTGAAGGACATTTGTCAATCACAAACAAAGATTTGTTTGATGATTCTGATCCTTTTGTAATTGAACTTTATGATTTAGGAGATAAAGTTCAACGTGTGATTAAAACCAATATAGCAAGAGCCTTTGTGGATCTTAATCGTTCTATAGATGATATGCCTCCAAATAATCCTGACGGATTAATTAAGAGTAAGACGTGTTATGATAAACCCATTTACACAAATGGAAAAGAACCAGATGATTCACTAAAAACAATGCTTATTGAATTGTACTATAACCCATATCACCAGGCAATCCAAAAAAGTCTAGATGAATTAGATTTACAATTATGTTTAGATTGTCATTCCATGGCAGCAACTGCACCTTATTTTTCTCCTGACAAAACACAATCAAAAAGACCATTGTTTTGTATCTCAAATAATGATGGACAAACATCTTCTCAAGAAATGATTGAACTATTAGCTGATTCTATATCCAAATCCTATTTTATTGACAGAGATGACATATCCCTAAATGACCCATTTCATGGTGGCCATATCACGAAAACATATGGAAATAAGCCTCTTCCTTGGATTCAAGTTGAGATGAATAGATCTTTGTATTTGTCATCTCCATGGTTTGATGAAAATACACTTACCGTTGATCCTAATCATCTTCAAAAACTAAACAAGCAATTTGCAAATTCACTTGACCTTTTCTTTTCAAAACTTTGA
- a CDS encoding gamma-glutamyltransferase family protein → MDIEKIENSFKPTSNKKCSVSKKGMVSSAFPNATKAGVEMLKKGGNAVDAACATALALGVCEPQASGIGGQSMAIVHVDGKTVAVDGSSRAPSFAHISNFARKSHGLIGYKATTVPSTVATLGYLNERYGRLDWSTIVKPSIRIARRGYKITKLQHELQEKHLKNFFKVPSKSGAKYFLKDGVVPYDVGDNFVQDDLAHTLKELATYGYRSFYHGLIAKLIDKDMRLNDGYLRQEDLSFIPLPIERKVISKRYRGIRVETVPPPAAGPTMLLVLMMLNNLTKKFLNASSPKSFHFVAESFRKALLYREQRRFNPRTYHQVNDKTHLSRSFAKSLSKSIRDSVDPELPLRESLDTEDTTHLSVMDDEGNAVGITQSIELVYGSKAAADGLGFLYNNYMSAFELKNANHPYYLRPNAIPWTSVCPSILFYNHEPWIVMGTPGSARIFSVLSQFISRIVDRDNSIDLAMTKPRLHCGVDGTISLEDDVSGVEIIKHLKKMGYKIDLRERYSFFLGAIHAVMKCQTGEGFQGVAEVRRDGTAEGLD, encoded by the coding sequence ATGGACATTGAAAAAATAGAGAATTCATTTAAACCAACTTCAAACAAAAAATGTTCTGTTTCAAAAAAAGGAATGGTTTCATCTGCGTTTCCTAATGCTACAAAAGCTGGAGTTGAAATGCTCAAAAAAGGCGGTAATGCTGTAGATGCTGCTTGTGCAACTGCTTTAGCCTTGGGTGTGTGTGAACCACAAGCTTCAGGAATAGGTGGTCAATCTATGGCAATTGTTCATGTGGATGGAAAAACAGTGGCTGTGGATGGTTCTAGTAGGGCTCCTTCATTTGCACATATTTCAAATTTTGCAAGAAAATCGCATGGACTGATAGGATACAAGGCAACCACAGTTCCAAGTACTGTGGCAACTTTGGGATATCTGAATGAAAGATATGGTAGGTTAGATTGGTCAACTATTGTAAAACCTTCTATTCGTATTGCAAGGAGAGGATATAAAATTACAAAATTACAACATGAATTACAAGAAAAACATCTTAAAAATTTCTTTAAAGTTCCATCAAAATCTGGAGCAAAATATTTTCTTAAAGATGGTGTAGTTCCTTACGATGTAGGAGATAACTTCGTTCAGGATGACTTAGCTCATACTTTGAAAGAATTGGCAACATATGGCTATCGCTCATTTTACCATGGATTGATTGCAAAATTAATTGATAAAGATATGAGACTAAATGATGGGTATCTAAGACAAGAAGATCTCTCATTCATTCCACTCCCAATTGAAAGAAAAGTGATTAGTAAAAGATATCGTGGAATTCGTGTGGAGACTGTACCTCCACCTGCAGCTGGTCCTACGATGTTATTGGTATTAATGATGCTTAACAATCTCACAAAAAAATTTCTGAATGCTAGTTCCCCAAAATCATTTCACTTTGTAGCTGAATCCTTTCGTAAAGCATTATTGTATAGAGAACAACGTCGATTTAATCCAAGGACATACCATCAAGTTAATGATAAAACACATCTCAGTAGAAGTTTTGCTAAATCTCTTTCAAAATCTATCCGAGACTCTGTTGATCCTGAACTTCCATTACGAGAATCACTTGATACTGAAGACACTACACATCTTTCAGTAATGGATGATGAAGGAAATGCTGTAGGTATCACTCAATCAATTGAACTAGTTTATGGTTCAAAAGCCGCAGCTGATGGATTGGGATTTTTGTACAACAATTACATGTCTGCATTTGAGTTGAAAAATGCAAATCATCCTTACTATTTACGCCCAAATGCTATCCCTTGGACATCTGTATGTCCATCAATTTTATTTTATAATCATGAACCATGGATTGTTATGGGGACTCCTGGTAGTGCACGTATATTTTCAGTATTGAGCCAGTTTATTTCAAGAATTGTTGATAGAGATAATTCAATAGACCTTGCCATGACTAAGCCAAGGCTTCATTGTGGTGTTGATGGCACAATTAGTTTAGAAGATGACGTTTCTGGTGTTGAAATTATTAAGCATCTTAAAAAAATGGGATACAAAATAGATCTTCGGGAAAGATATTCTTTCTTTTTAGGGGCAATTCATGCTGTCATGAAATGTCAAACAGGTGAAGGATTTCAAGGAGTTGCAGAAGTTCGTCGTGACGGAACTGCAGAAGGATTAGATTGA
- a CDS encoding ion transporter, translating to MTNKVMQRTYEILEGTTNDKITKAFQFFIIGLITVNVIVVIIETEESVLDEYGYLFTPFEVFSIIIFTGEYIGRIIVCKLNPKYNNSKFGILRFIFTPMMLVDLAAILPFFLPFVVTDTRFIRIIRLLRLFRLFKLARYSDPMQTLGQVFKSKAGDLAVAFFILFIVLIFASSLMYHAEHEAQPEVFSSIPASMWWGIVTLTTIGYGDVYPITIPGKLIAAGVAVIGIAVYAIPTGIMASAFTEELRKKKAKTNNTCPHCGKDISHE from the coding sequence ATGACCAACAAGGTAATGCAAAGAACATATGAAATCCTTGAAGGTACAACTAATGATAAAATTACAAAAGCTTTTCAATTTTTCATTATCGGCTTGATTACTGTAAATGTTATTGTAGTAATTATAGAAACAGAAGAGTCTGTTTTAGATGAATACGGTTATCTCTTTACGCCATTTGAAGTGTTTTCTATTATTATTTTTACAGGTGAATACATTGGAAGAATTATAGTTTGTAAACTAAACCCAAAATATAACAATTCAAAGTTTGGAATACTCCGATTCATATTCACTCCAATGATGTTAGTTGATTTAGCTGCAATACTTCCCTTCTTCTTACCATTTGTAGTTACAGATACTCGCTTTATCAGAATAATTCGACTATTGAGATTGTTTAGACTCTTCAAACTTGCAAGATATTCTGATCCAATGCAAACATTGGGACAAGTCTTCAAATCAAAAGCAGGCGATTTGGCAGTTGCATTTTTTATTTTATTTATTGTATTGATTTTTGCATCTAGTTTGATGTATCATGCAGAACATGAAGCACAACCTGAAGTTTTTTCTAGCATCCCTGCATCTATGTGGTGGGGTATAGTTACTCTTACTACAATAGGTTATGGTGATGTTTATCCTATTACGATCCCTGGGAAATTAATTGCTGCAGGAGTTGCAGTAATTGGAATTGCAGTATATGCAATTCCTACAGGAATTATGGCATCTGCATTTACTGAAGAACTTAGAAAAAAGAAAGCAAAAACTAACAATACATGTCCTCATTGTGGAAAGGATATATCCCACGAATAA
- the corA gene encoding magnesium/cobalt transporter CorA — translation MRDTVGIVINRLVYGFTFAFLYQIVIGIATSLLSLPLTGNIQDLISGVEQIESQQGPWLVVWWILSTIIITVMALLIIRYKKYLSPYKGEKNIEIPPKITAVTAIIIGASISFLFFLLDTIIGLIVQTGSKTDVSAIYQAAIIGDFTPLIVSIIFSIIAGFIIVGVASKTSKVKEITDDLGLQNIAGIMGIRNKTKTQKTTISDTIGQRPGALIHVGEQKVDNVTVNLIEYDSEKINEITNASFEECLESKNKPNVSWVNIIGVHDPNVIKTFGDNFGIHSLHQSNIMNTELRPSVEIFDDHILIMLKMPHYDSQTGKLDLEQISIVLAENHLLTFQEIEDDFFDEIRKRLRDNAGSIRKLKSDYLAYSLIDAIIDSYFLVLEKIGDLTEDLEEVLMQNPTPETMQTIQTLKRRMIALRKAIWPGREIINSLERESTVLISDNTRTYLRDVYNHTIQVTDSIEGLRDVIGGMLDTYLSSVSNRMNEVMKTLTIVAAIFIPITFIAGLYGTNFSYVPELEWEGSYFAMLIVMAIISGAMVAWFKKKRWL, via the coding sequence TTGAGAGACACCGTTGGAATAGTTATCAATAGACTCGTCTATGGATTCACTTTTGCTTTTTTGTATCAAATTGTTATTGGAATTGCTACATCATTACTTTCTTTACCTTTGACAGGAAACATTCAAGATTTAATATCTGGAGTTGAACAAATTGAATCTCAACAGGGTCCTTGGCTTGTAGTTTGGTGGATACTATCCACAATCATCATTACCGTGATGGCATTGTTAATAATCCGCTACAAAAAATACCTCTCTCCATACAAAGGTGAAAAAAATATTGAAATTCCTCCAAAAATCACGGCGGTAACTGCAATAATTATTGGCGCTTCTATCTCTTTTCTATTTTTCTTACTTGATACAATTATTGGTTTGATTGTTCAAACTGGTTCTAAAACTGATGTAAGTGCAATTTACCAAGCTGCAATTATTGGCGATTTCACACCGCTAATTGTAAGTATAATTTTCTCAATTATAGCTGGATTCATTATTGTGGGTGTAGCAAGCAAGACATCAAAAGTTAAAGAAATAACAGATGATTTAGGATTACAAAATATTGCTGGTATTATGGGTATTAGAAACAAAACTAAAACTCAGAAAACTACAATATCTGATACAATTGGTCAACGCCCTGGTGCTTTAATCCATGTTGGAGAACAAAAAGTAGATAATGTAACTGTAAATTTAATTGAATATGATTCTGAAAAAATTAATGAAATTACCAATGCTTCATTTGAAGAATGTTTAGAATCTAAAAACAAACCTAATGTTTCATGGGTAAATATAATTGGAGTTCATGATCCAAACGTAATCAAAACTTTTGGAGATAATTTTGGCATTCATTCACTTCATCAATCAAACATTATGAATACCGAGCTAAGACCTTCTGTTGAAATATTTGATGATCATATATTGATAATGTTGAAAATGCCTCACTATGATTCTCAAACAGGAAAATTAGATTTAGAACAAATTTCTATTGTGTTGGCAGAAAACCATCTTTTGACTTTCCAAGAAATTGAGGATGACTTTTTTGATGAGATTAGAAAACGATTAAGAGATAATGCTGGTAGTATTAGAAAACTAAAAAGTGATTATCTTGCTTATTCACTTATTGATGCAATCATTGATAGTTATTTCTTGGTGTTAGAGAAAATTGGTGATCTTACTGAGGATTTAGAAGAAGTATTGATGCAAAATCCTACACCTGAAACAATGCAAACAATTCAAACACTAAAACGTAGAATGATTGCATTAAGAAAAGCAATTTGGCCTGGACGAGAAATTATCAATTCGTTGGAGAGGGAATCTACAGTACTGATATCTGATAATACTAGGACGTATCTTCGTGATGTATACAATCATACTATTCAGGTAACTGATTCTATTGAAGGATTACGAGATGTGATTGGAGGTATGCTTGACACTTACCTATCCAGTGTGAGTAATAGAATGAATGAGGTCATGAAAACTTTGACTATAGTTGCAGCAATTTTCATTCCTATTACGTTCATAGCTGGTCTCTATGGAACCAATTTTTCATATGTGCCAGAACTGGAATGGGAGGGCAGTTATTTTGCTATGTTAATTGTAATGGCGATTATATCTGGAGCGATGGTTGCTTGGTTTAAGAAAAAGAGATGGCTATAA
- a CDS encoding hemolysin family protein, translated as MSLEYELAALAALIGLSGFFSGLEVALVGTSQATIERLVKEKVKGAKTLQKLHSNPGWMMSSVNLGNNLVNIGSSALATVVAIKLFGDSGLGIAVGIMTFLIIIFGEVTPKTYCNANATKVALRCSGILLTFSYVLYPVVWVLERITRGIIKLTGSGYRPPALTGEEIKGIIDQGHRDEALEKSERDMLHSALEFDDNIIRSVMTPRTKMFSLQGDVELFDAADTIHQSGHSRIPIYGKNYDDIIGILHVRDLLKHLKDSELSKKKIKDFVREPIYVSQEKKMSTLLKEMQFKNTHMAIVVDEFNGVEGIVTMEDLIEEIVGEIHDETDPDIELFKKIDENTIMTDGDIEIDEINKIFQSNIQYSDDYSTLNGLLHEKLHDIPKVGDVVKISSLSIKIEQVEKNKPTSIKIQRILDEE; from the coding sequence ATGAGTTTAGAATACGAACTAGCCGCACTTGCTGCATTAATCGGTCTTTCAGGATTTTTTAGTGGTTTAGAAGTTGCACTTGTAGGTACTAGCCAAGCAACAATAGAGCGATTAGTAAAGGAGAAAGTTAAAGGTGCCAAGACACTTCAAAAATTACATTCCAATCCTGGTTGGATGATGTCAAGTGTAAATCTTGGAAATAATTTAGTAAATATTGGATCCTCTGCATTGGCTACAGTTGTTGCAATAAAACTATTTGGTGATAGTGGATTAGGAATTGCAGTAGGAATAATGACATTTTTGATTATTATTTTTGGTGAAGTTACTCCTAAAACATATTGTAATGCAAATGCTACAAAAGTTGCGCTAAGATGTAGTGGCATACTGTTAACTTTCAGCTATGTACTTTATCCAGTAGTTTGGGTATTAGAAAGAATTACTAGAGGTATCATAAAACTTACTGGCAGTGGTTATCGTCCACCAGCATTAACTGGTGAGGAAATCAAAGGAATTATTGATCAAGGTCACAGAGATGAAGCATTAGAAAAATCTGAACGAGATATGCTTCACAGTGCATTAGAATTTGATGACAACATAATAAGATCTGTGATGACTCCACGAACTAAGATGTTTAGCTTACAAGGTGATGTGGAATTATTTGATGCTGCAGATACAATTCATCAAAGTGGACATTCAAGAATTCCAATTTATGGAAAAAATTATGATGATATAATTGGAATTTTACATGTAAGAGATTTACTAAAGCATCTAAAAGATAGTGAATTATCCAAGAAGAAAATTAAAGATTTTGTACGTGAGCCCATCTATGTCTCACAGGAGAAAAAAATGAGCACTCTTCTCAAAGAAATGCAATTTAAAAATACACACATGGCAATAGTTGTAGATGAATTTAATGGTGTAGAAGGAATCGTAACTATGGAAGATCTTATTGAAGAGATAGTAGGTGAAATTCATGATGAGACAGATCCTGATATTGAATTATTTAAAAAAATTGATGAGAATACAATAATGACTGATGGGGATATTGAGATAGATGAGATTAACAAAATATTCCAATCCAATATTCAGTATTCTGATGACTATTCCACATTAAATGGCCTGTTGCATGAAAAACTCCATGATATCCCCAAAGTTGGCGATGTTGTGAAAATTAGCTCTCTATCAATAAAAATCGAGCAAGTAGAAAAAAACAAGCCTACATCTATTAAAATTCAGCGAATTTTAGATGAGGAGTAA